One stretch of Desulfonatronospira thiodismutans ASO3-1 DNA includes these proteins:
- a CDS encoding site-specific integrase, protein MPKIHLTPSFVSNPPTVRNKAKVDYFDSDIPGFTLEVRSTGKCTYYQRYRDKFGRVKQARIGPTDSISLEDARHRAKQIRSQTIMGYDPREQVEKNRNMPSFKQFVEDKYIPYIKVHKRSWEFDEKLINQRIMPLWGNMKLSEITRDDVQELQSNFLRMGHKPGSVNRYMALVKYIFNLAERWEVIDKSPTRHVSRLEEENHKERYLSSDETERLLSELKKCRSPVVPDIIEFLILTGARRSEAVNLPWQELDMAKGVWIIPAERNKAKVKKVIPLSRGALNVLERRKENGCEYVFPNPETGEPMKHFHGTWDRIRKKAGIPDVRIHDLRHNFASLLINSGRSLYEVQKLLGHADISTTQRYAHLSQDTLKDATELVFSSIQGKTSESASGRKS, encoded by the coding sequence ATGCCCAAAATCCATCTAACCCCCTCATTCGTCTCCAACCCACCCACTGTCAGGAACAAGGCCAAGGTTGACTATTTTGACTCAGACATTCCCGGCTTCACCCTGGAAGTAAGAAGCACTGGCAAGTGCACTTATTACCAGCGCTACCGGGACAAATTCGGCAGGGTCAAACAGGCCAGAATAGGCCCCACAGATTCCATATCACTTGAAGATGCCCGTCACAGAGCAAAACAAATCAGATCGCAGACAATCATGGGCTACGATCCCAGAGAGCAGGTAGAAAAAAACCGCAATATGCCAAGCTTTAAGCAGTTCGTAGAAGACAAGTATATTCCGTATATCAAGGTGCATAAAAGAAGCTGGGAGTTCGATGAAAAATTGATCAACCAAAGAATTATGCCCTTGTGGGGTAATATGAAATTGTCTGAGATCACCAGAGATGATGTCCAGGAGCTACAGTCGAATTTTCTGCGCATGGGGCATAAACCGGGATCAGTGAATCGCTACATGGCCCTGGTCAAATACATATTCAACCTGGCGGAACGGTGGGAAGTCATTGATAAAAGCCCGACCAGGCATGTCTCCAGACTTGAAGAAGAAAATCATAAAGAGAGGTATTTGAGCAGTGATGAAACCGAAAGGCTGCTTAGCGAATTAAAAAAGTGCAGAAGCCCTGTTGTACCTGACATTATTGAGTTTTTGATTCTAACTGGAGCAAGGCGCTCAGAGGCAGTCAATCTGCCATGGCAGGAACTGGATATGGCAAAGGGAGTCTGGATTATTCCGGCAGAGCGGAACAAAGCCAAGGTAAAAAAGGTTATTCCCCTGTCCAGGGGAGCATTAAATGTTCTGGAGAGGCGTAAAGAAAATGGATGCGAGTATGTATTCCCAAACCCGGAGACAGGTGAGCCTATGAAGCATTTCCATGGCACTTGGGATCGCATACGCAAAAAGGCAGGTATTCCTGATGTTCGCATACATGATCTGCGGCATAACTTTGCCAGTCTGCTTATAAACAGTGGCAGATCTCTTTACGAAGTCCAAAAACTTCTTGGTCATGCTGACATATCAACCACCCAGAGGTATGCGCATCTGTCACAAGATACCCTGAAAGATGCTACTGAGCTTGTCTTTTCCAGCATCCAGGGCAAGACAAGTGAAAGTGCTTCAGGGCGAAAAAGCTGA
- a CDS encoding helix-turn-helix domain-containing protein → MFKEVTGEQIRAARALLGWSQKRLAEETYMSQTPITRLERGIVDRVSTLKLVVQTLEEAGIEFVNRPDGTLGVHLLPDRNDSDKQLTENDQHLT, encoded by the coding sequence ATGTTCAAAGAGGTCACAGGAGAGCAAATACGAGCCGCAAGGGCTTTATTAGGCTGGTCACAAAAGAGGCTTGCTGAAGAAACTTATATGTCGCAAACTCCCATCACCAGGCTGGAACGAGGGATAGTAGACAGGGTGAGTACATTAAAGTTAGTGGTTCAAACACTGGAGGAGGCCGGGATAGAATTTGTCAACAGGCCCGATGGGACGCTCGGCGTGCACCTGTTGCCGGACAGAAATGATTCAGATAAGCAGCTTACAGAAAATGACCAGCATTTAACTTAA
- a CDS encoding type II toxin-antitoxin system PemK/MazF family toxin, with product MTTYSFGDIVLIGFPHTSQSEMAKRPALVIYDSADNDLLLARITSQRYTSQSDYRIIDWQDAGLILESYIRLGKLATIEKKYVLRLLGRLQKQEQDKVLSILKDIVCGGH from the coding sequence ATGACAACCTATAGCTTTGGCGATATCGTTTTGATTGGCTTCCCACATACAAGCCAGTCAGAGATGGCCAAAAGGCCGGCACTTGTCATTTATGACTCCGCTGATAATGACTTGCTTCTGGCCAGGATCACCTCACAAAGGTACACCTCACAATCTGATTATAGAATAATAGACTGGCAAGATGCAGGTCTTATACTGGAATCATATATCAGGCTGGGCAAGCTGGCCACCATTGAAAAGAAATATGTACTTCGGCTATTGGGACGATTGCAGAAGCAAGAGCAGGACAAAGTCCTCTCTATCCTGAAGGATATAGTCTGTGGTGGGCATTAA